Proteins encoded within one genomic window of Candidatus Syntrophocurvum alkaliphilum:
- a CDS encoding DUF523 domain-containing protein, giving the protein MKLISACLCGINCKYDGKSNYHPLFVELFKKGEVIPVCPEQLGGLTTPRTPSEIKNGTGIDVLYNNKTKVITKDTKDVTAKFIKGAYETLNIAKLLDIDTAIFKSRSPSCGMGNVYDGSFSGKLIKGDGVTTALLKENKINVINNEEYNNKEWSK; this is encoded by the coding sequence ATAAAACTTATTAGCGCTTGCTTATGTGGAATAAATTGCAAATATGATGGTAAAAGTAATTACCATCCCTTGTTTGTTGAACTTTTTAAAAAGGGAGAAGTTATACCTGTATGCCCTGAGCAGCTTGGTGGGCTGACTACACCTAGAACACCTAGTGAAATTAAAAACGGTACCGGTATTGATGTTTTATATAATAATAAAACTAAGGTTATTACCAAGGATACAAAAGATGTTACTGCTAAATTTATTAAGGGTGCATACGAAACACTAAATATAGCAAAGTTATTAGACATAGATACCGCTATTTTTAAAAGTAGAAGCCCTTCATGTGGGATGGGAAACGTTTATGATGGATCATTTAGTGGTAAGTTAATTAAAGGCGATGGAGTAACAACTGCTCTTTTAAAAGAAAACAAAATCAATGTAATAAATAATGAAGAATATAATAATAAGGAGTGGTCTAAATAG
- a CDS encoding YheC/YheD family protein yields MYGFTMVNVAANPKGKEKIIQFDKKTAEKLKLKSGDEVLFCFGQQKSSLIVEIRNTKSNINIFLTNKDIKYFKLIVPKKYGINVKGNQIKLGPVVGVMADLFKQKAKPFGPQSFFIKQMITNGDNIGVFCFAFCPYNINLDKKIIRGYTYKNNKWFKSTFPLPDVIFPRERGYSHTNLKVRSKLEQLGCYFLNPPLIGKWETYQILSKNPMLLKYLPETELINNFNQINKMVKKHGAVYIKPVKGSQGRNIIRLRKKRNSSYEYKYEINNHTTTGSAIDIHHLRRQLSSIMGNKRFIVQKEIDLLRNRDHIIDLRIFVQKDHTGKWSITGKACRVGRLGSITSNISSGGKGYKVESMLMRHFPDKELREKILHDINYVSIESVKSLERAIGKIGEMGVDIGVDKKGKVWFIEANMRPARHVFNLIGETDTRLQSVIKPLLYSRYLAGFR; encoded by the coding sequence GTGTATGGATTTACTATGGTTAATGTAGCTGCAAATCCTAAAGGAAAAGAAAAAATTATACAATTTGATAAAAAAACTGCAGAAAAATTAAAATTAAAAAGTGGTGATGAAGTGCTTTTTTGTTTTGGTCAACAAAAAAGTAGCTTAATTGTTGAAATACGAAACACAAAAAGTAATATTAACATTTTTTTAACCAACAAAGATATTAAATATTTTAAATTAATTGTTCCTAAAAAATATGGCATAAATGTTAAAGGTAATCAAATAAAACTAGGTCCGGTTGTAGGCGTAATGGCTGATTTATTTAAACAAAAGGCTAAGCCATTTGGTCCACAAAGTTTTTTTATCAAACAAATGATTACTAATGGTGATAACATAGGTGTATTTTGTTTTGCTTTTTGTCCTTATAATATAAATTTAGATAAAAAAATTATTAGAGGCTACACATATAAAAACAATAAGTGGTTTAAAAGTACTTTCCCACTGCCTGATGTTATATTTCCAAGAGAAAGAGGTTATTCTCATACTAATTTAAAAGTAAGAAGCAAGCTTGAACAACTCGGATGTTACTTTTTGAACCCTCCCCTAATAGGAAAATGGGAAACTTATCAAATTTTATCAAAAAATCCAATGTTGTTAAAATATTTACCTGAAACAGAACTAATTAATAACTTTAACCAAATAAATAAAATGGTTAAAAAGCATGGTGCAGTTTATATTAAGCCAGTTAAAGGTTCACAAGGTAGGAATATTATTAGATTAAGAAAAAAAAGAAATTCATCTTATGAATATAAATATGAGATTAACAATCATACAACTACTGGTAGTGCTATTGACATCCATCATTTAAGGCGGCAACTTAGTTCTATTATGGGTAACAAAAGATTTATTGTCCAAAAAGAAATAGATTTATTAAGAAATCGTGACCATATTATAGATCTTAGAATATTTGTCCAAAAAGATCATACAGGAAAATGGAGCATTACAGGGAAGGCTTGTAGAGTTGGAAGACTAGGTTCAATAACTAGTAATATTTCATCGGGTGGAAAAGGTTATAAAGTGGAAAGTATGCTAATGAGACATTTTCCAGATAAAGAATTAAGGGAAAAAATATTGCATGATATTAACTATGTATCTATAGAATCTGTTAAATCTTTAGAGCGAGCAATAGGTAAAATAGGTGAAATGGGTGTTGATATAGGTGTAGATAAAAAAGGCAAAGTATGGTTTATTGAAGCAAATATGAGGCCAGCTAGACACGTATTTAATCTAATTGGAGAAACAGATACAAGACTACAATCTGTTATCAAACCCCTTTTATACAGCAGATACTTAGCAGGATTTAGGTAG
- a CDS encoding YheC/YheD family protein, which translates to MNLIGKLFISPHLRDSLEIPIQSEINVRVGSLIVRTRLIIREGNKKSYMLSPELNKALLLKTRKKYKIRYDHQNNIVHIGPTIGILAISLPNKNEFDPKGVQAELIYLSNIAKNYLGQVYIFTPNSIDWSSKTTKGYVYKYIRPHYGVWTSARYPLPDVVYDRITTRRSESKTSIQKTKDNLMSLPYLKYFNPSFLDKWKVHQVLDSNPQLNDYLPETYSFSKENIESMIQKYSTLYLKPIHGSLGKGIIKLTKDKSGKLHYIIHRTGRIRGKADNIEEFIKKTKKSHGNRPYIVQQGINLAKYKGAPFDIRIIFQKNSKGNWQISKKFARVAPRGSSISNLSSGGKVQTTKKTFRYLFNKKDTIEARNKEIKNMCLKIAKTIENSYDGTFGELGLDIGIDIKGHPWLIEVNSKPRKTTETVFSKIIVKNTFKRPIEFSIYLAGFCK; encoded by the coding sequence ATGAACTTAATAGGAAAATTATTTATATCACCACATCTTAGAGATTCACTTGAAATACCGATACAGTCAGAAATAAATGTAAGAGTAGGTAGCTTGATAGTCAGAACCAGGTTAATTATACGTGAAGGAAACAAAAAATCATATATGTTATCACCAGAACTCAATAAAGCTTTATTATTAAAAACACGTAAAAAATATAAGATAAGATATGATCACCAAAATAATATAGTTCATATAGGTCCTACCATAGGTATATTAGCTATTAGCCTTCCTAACAAAAATGAGTTTGATCCTAAAGGCGTTCAAGCTGAATTAATTTACTTAAGCAATATAGCAAAAAATTATCTGGGTCAAGTATATATTTTTACCCCAAATTCAATTGACTGGTCATCTAAAACTACTAAAGGTTATGTATATAAATATATTAGACCACATTATGGAGTATGGACTTCCGCAAGATACCCTTTGCCAGATGTTGTATATGATAGAATTACTACTAGAAGAAGTGAGTCTAAAACTTCAATTCAAAAAACAAAGGATAATTTAATGAGTTTACCTTATCTTAAATATTTTAATCCATCATTTTTAGATAAGTGGAAAGTACATCAAGTATTAGATTCTAATCCTCAGTTAAATGATTATTTACCAGAAACGTATTCATTTAGTAAGGAAAACATTGAGTCCATGATACAAAAATACTCTACTTTATACTTGAAGCCTATTCATGGTAGTTTAGGTAAAGGAATAATAAAGCTTACTAAAGATAAAAGTGGTAAATTACATTATATAATTCATAGAACTGGACGAATTAGAGGTAAAGCAGACAATATTGAAGAATTCATTAAAAAGACTAAAAAATCCCATGGGAATAGACCATATATTGTTCAGCAAGGAATAAATCTTGCTAAATATAAAGGGGCTCCTTTTGACATAAGGATTATATTTCAAAAGAATAGTAAGGGAAATTGGCAAATTAGCAAAAAATTTGCGAGAGTTGCGCCTAGGGGTAGTAGTATATCAAACTTAAGTAGTGGAGGAAAAGTACAAACAACTAAAAAAACTTTTAGATATCTTTTTAATAAAAAAGATACAATTGAAGCAAGAAACAAAGAAATAAAAAATATGTGTTTAAAAATAGCCAAAACTATTGAAAACTCATATGATGGTACTTTTGGCGAGCTTGGTTTAGATATAGGTATAGATATTAAGGGGCATCCTTGGTTAATAGAAGTTAATTCTAAACCTAGAAAAACTACGGAAACTGTATTTTCAAAAATCATAGTAAAAAATACATTTAAGAGACCGATAGAGTTTAGCATATATCTAGCTGGATTTTGTAAATAA